The Chryseobacterium indicum genome includes a window with the following:
- a CDS encoding glycosyltransferase family 4 protein, with amino-acid sequence MKNFVELSIYGILAFILAMCVIPLMRMIAQKIKLVDIPNARKVHQTAIPLIGGLVIGLVVFLLLWISDDKSWKDILPIIITSYIMLFVGTLDDKTDIRAIYKLGIQICVSVIIATSGIRITTLYGLFGIHEMNVYFQYILTVLIITTAVNAFNLIDGIDGLAGSVAGVGFALFFVIALIEGHFGLARIGLLFVGSIAAFLRYNFSLKNKIFLGNSGSLFLGYLLICLGIYITKFDRGSEEFPYGIFFILFVFTIPVIDSVRVYADRISRGKSPFKADKSHIHHHLLQLGLSHKRITLTFVVLNIVTFIVQYMFFPNYSIYTTLISFFVFIFIFKIIKVLNLFLTWKKNIKDMENS; translated from the coding sequence ATGAAAAACTTTGTAGAACTGTCTATATACGGAATTCTTGCATTTATACTTGCTATGTGCGTCATTCCGCTCATGAGAATGATTGCCCAGAAAATTAAGCTTGTGGATATTCCTAATGCAAGAAAAGTGCACCAGACTGCTATTCCGCTGATCGGAGGACTTGTGATCGGGCTTGTTGTTTTTTTACTTTTATGGATTTCTGATGACAAAAGCTGGAAAGATATTCTTCCGATCATCATTACGTCCTACATTATGCTTTTTGTGGGAACGCTGGATGATAAAACAGACATCAGAGCGATTTATAAACTGGGAATACAGATTTGTGTGAGTGTGATTATTGCAACTTCAGGAATCCGGATTACCACTCTTTACGGACTTTTCGGAATCCATGAAATGAATGTTTATTTTCAGTATATTCTTACAGTACTGATCATTACAACGGCTGTAAATGCTTTTAATTTAATTGACGGAATTGATGGTTTGGCAGGGAGTGTTGCGGGAGTAGGTTTTGCTTTGTTTTTCGTTATTGCTTTAATTGAAGGACATTTCGGACTGGCAAGAATCGGGTTACTTTTCGTGGGAAGTATTGCTGCTTTTTTACGGTATAATTTCTCTCTGAAAAATAAAATTTTCTTAGGAAATTCAGGTTCTTTATTTTTAGGATATTTATTAATCTGCTTAGGAATTTATATTACGAAATTCGACAGAGGTTCGGAAGAGTTTCCTTACGGTATTTTCTTTATCCTTTTTGTATTTACGATTCCTGTGATTGATTCTGTGAGAGTGTATGCAGACAGAATTTCGAGGGGAAAATCGCCATTCAAGGCAGATAAATCGCACATCCATCATCATCTTTTGCAGTTGGGACTGTCTCACAAAAGAATTACCTTAACTTTTGTAGTTCTGAATATTGTGACATTTATTGTTCAGTATATGTTCTTCCCGAACTACTCTATTTATACAACGCTTATTTCATTCTTTGTCTTTATATTCATTTTTAAAATTATTAAAGTGCTGAATCTTTTCCTTACGTGGAAAAAGAATATTAAAGACATGGAAAATTCATAA
- a CDS encoding 5-fold beta-flower protein — protein MKKTLFVGAVLFNLSLLSAQTIESGSRSTAGYIKSNGTIENSSHSTVGYITGSGTIENSSHSTIGYIKSDGTIQNKSGSTVGYVKKDGTVENSSHSTIGYIKDNGTVENGSHSTIGYASGIKKEWAAVAFFFFKLN, from the coding sequence ATGAAAAAAACACTATTCGTTGGTGCTGTTTTGTTTAACTTGTCACTTTTAAGCGCACAAACCATAGAATCGGGAAGCCGCAGCACAGCAGGATACATTAAAAGCAATGGAACCATTGAAAACAGCAGTCATTCCACAGTAGGGTATATTACAGGAAGCGGAACTATCGAAAACAGCAGCCATTCTACAATCGGTTATATTAAAAGTGACGGTACCATACAGAACAAAAGCGGTTCTACCGTAGGCTACGTAAAAAAGGACGGAACCGTGGAAAACAGCAGTCACTCAACCATTGGTTATATTAAAGATAACGGAACGGTAGAAAACGGCAGTCATTCCACCATCGGTTATGCAAGCGGAATTAAAAAAGAATGGGCGGCAGTTGCATTTTTCTTTTTCAAGCTGAATTAA
- a CDS encoding immunity protein Tsi6 family protein, which translates to MIHKRPEKTNEMYIRLNSEKMRKWYRDTLNLAIQKTEEIIKLSPEIPMYNSIYNQLLDIDEKIVKNNIVFSENELYKRYSLGHLAVKNFDYENDEYAKLLIDIFGGAFDYHASSENFRQLLFDGDEGEAVNKVFEVNRQKIRLIDFYDHPLKELKKETDRESFDLMVEENSFKQINNFIEKYISEKGLEVYYLKKNDLIYLFSYGEYQPGRYMLFLEDIRIWNS; encoded by the coding sequence ATGATTCATAAAAGACCTGAAAAAACAAATGAAATGTACATCCGCCTGAACAGTGAAAAAATGAGAAAATGGTATAGAGATACCCTTAATCTGGCGATACAGAAAACGGAGGAAATAATAAAATTATCTCCTGAAATTCCCATGTATAATTCCATATATAATCAATTACTTGATATCGATGAAAAAATAGTAAAGAATAACATTGTTTTTTCTGAAAACGAATTATACAAAAGGTATTCTTTAGGACATTTGGCGGTGAAAAATTTCGATTACGAAAATGATGAATATGCAAAATTGTTGATTGATATCTTCGGAGGAGCATTTGATTATCATGCATCATCCGAAAATTTCAGGCAGCTTCTCTTTGATGGAGATGAAGGAGAAGCTGTGAACAAAGTGTTTGAAGTTAATCGGCAGAAAATCAGGTTGATCGATTTTTATGACCATCCGTTAAAAGAACTAAAAAAGGAGACAGATCGTGAAAGTTTTGATCTGATGGTGGAAGAAAACAGCTTTAAACAGATCAATAATTTTATTGAAAAATACATTTCTGAAAAAGGTCTGGAAGTATATTATCTTAAGAAAAATGATCTGATTTATTTATTTTCCTACGGCGAATATCAACCCGGAAGATATATGCTTTTTTTAGAAGACATCCGGATTTGGAACTCTTAA